In the genome of Campylobacter helveticus, the window CATAATGTTATAGTCCTTATCGATGTTGCCAAAGAAGAAGTGAGTAAAGTTGCCTCTTATCCAAGTGAGATAAAAAATGCTAGAAGCCTTTTCTTTAAAGATAACAAGCTTTACATTTTATCTTATCAAGACGGCTCAAACAAGCTTTATGCTCTTAAATAAGCCCTATTTATAGGGCTTTAAGGGCTTATTATGAAAAAATTATTATTCCTTTGCCTCTGCTCTTTTGCTTTGGCAAATCCTATCATCATCGCGGAAAAAGCAGGTTTTAAAGATGCACCGGAAAATTCCCTCATCGCTCTTAAACTCGCTCTTAAAAACAAAGCAGATATGATTCACATCAGTGTCCAGCTTAGCAAGGATAAAAAGCTCGTGTTGTATCATTATAAGGATTTGAGTGTTTTAAGCGATAAAAAAGGTAAAATTAGCGAATTTGACCTTAAGGAATTAAAAAAAATTCCTCTGCATACTAAAGAAAAAATTTACAATAGCGACAATCTTCGCATTCTTTCTCTTGATGAAGTGCTGAAAAAATTTCCAGAAAACTCTTTTATTATAGAACCAATACTTAACGATTCAAATGAAAAAGAAATGGCAAAAATCCTCTATGAAAGTGTGCAAAAAGATTTAGAAAGAATTAGAATTTATAGCAAAAATGACAAATTATTACTTTCTCTTAATGAAAATGTCCCTAAATTTGCCCCATATAGCAAAACTTTCGACAAATTTTTAAAAGCAAAAATTTGTCGCACTTGTGAGACGGAAGAAATACCTAAAACTTTCTATGCTTTTGACTTTGAAAAAGAAGTTAAAATTTTAGATGAAGAAAATGAAAAAAGTTTCAAACTTACTTGGGATGAAGAAGCTGTAATGTGCTTTAAACAAAATGAGGGAGAAATTTTTCTTTTTAATGCCGATTCTACAGAAGCCTATGAAAAGGCTAAAAATTTAAATATTGACGCAATTTTCACTTCCAAACCTAGCCTTTTTAAAGATAATTAAAGCCCCAAATTTTTAGGGCTTTTTGCTATAATGTAAAAAACAAAGGGGAATGATGAATCTAGCTTTAAGCTTTCGTCCTAACACTTTAAGTGAAATTTTAGGACAATATGAACTCGTAGAAGTCTTTCAAAAATTTATCACTATGCAAAAACTCCCACACAGCCTCTTTTTCGGCGTGGCTGGCTCTGGAAAGACAAGCTTCGCAAGAGCTATAGCAAAGGAATTTGGGCTGGATTTTTACGAATTTGATGGAGGAAATTTCAAACTTGAAGAATTGAGAAAAATCCTAGACAACTACAAAAATAGTCTTTACAAACCCCTCATTTTCATCGATGAAATTCATCGCTTAAACAAAACACAACAAGAAATGCTTTTAATCCCTATGGAAAATTACCGCTGTATTTTAATCGGTGCTAGCACGGAAAATCCTTATTTTGTGCTAAGTTCTGGCATAAGAAGCCGAAGTATGCTTTTCAAATTTAAAGCTTTGGGCGTAAAAGAATTAGAAATTTTGCTCAAAAGGGTGCAAGAAAAGCTAAATTTCACGCTCGAAGAAGAAGCTAAGGACTTTCTTGTTAAAAGTGGCGATGCAAGAACTATGCTTAATTTAATCGAATTTGTGCTTGTTTTAGATGAAAATCATATCAGCCTTTCAAATCTTAAAAAACTCAAAAGTGACACAAATAGCGAGGGTGTCAGCTCAAAAGATACCCATTATCTTCTTGCAAGCGCTTTGATAAAGAGTTTAAGGGGGAGTGATGTTGATGCGGGGCTTTATTATCTTGCGAGGCTGATTGAGGGGGGTGAGAGTGCAGATTTTATCGCGAGGCGTTTGGTGATATTTGCAAGTGAGGATGTGGGAAATGCCGATAGCAATGCCCTTATTTTAGCGACTTCCACCCTAAACGCAGTTAAAAACATAGGCTATCCTGAAGCTAGAATCATACTTGCTCAATGTGTCGTTTATCTCGCAAGTGCGCCCAAATCAAATTCAAGCTATAAGGCTATCAATGAAGCTTTACATTTTGTAAAAAACAACCCACTCCTTGAAATCCCAGCCTATCTTAACAACAACGCCCCCCAAAGTAAAGATTATCTCTATCCACACGATTTTGGAGGCTATGTCGAGCAAAAATACCTCAGCCAAGCCTTAAAATTTTATCATTCTAAAGGCATAGGCGAGGAAAAAAGACTTTTAGAAAATTTGCAAAAACTAAAATCTAACTAGAACAGGCACTTTTACCATTCATCACGGGCTGAATGGCGGCATTATCACTGCTTCCATTTTTTTGTATAAAATTCCAAAGCTTTTCCGCCGCCTGAGCGTAGCGTTTTGCACTCACGCTTTCACTATGGTAAAAACTCACAGGCTTACCCTCATCGCCTCCCTCTCTTACAATCATTTCAAGCGGAATTTGCGCCAAAAGCTCACACTCATATAAATCCGCCATAGCCTTAGCATTACCCTTGCCAAAAATTTCATATTCTTTATGATTATCAGGGCATAAAAAACCACTCATATTTTCTATAACCCCAGCAATAGGAATATGAAGTTTTTTAAACATATCTAAAGCCCTTTTGCTATCATCTAAAGAAACAACTTGAGGCGTGGAAACGCACACACCAGCATTAATAGGAATGCTTTGTGCGGAAGTAATTTGCGCATCGCCAGTGCCTGGAGGCATATCCAAAAATAGCACATCAAGCTCAGGCCACAACACATCGCTTAAAAGCTGCTCGACCGCTTTCATTATCATAGCTCCACGCCACATTAACCCTTGCCCCTCATCTATCAAAACGCCCATACTCATCATATAAATTCCGTGCGTTAAAATAGGCTTAAGCTTTGCTCCTACAACCTCAGGCTGAGTGCCGACTTCACCAAGCATTCTTGGGATATTAGGTCCGTAAATATCTGCATCAACAATACCGACTTTTAAGCCCATTTTCGCCATAGAAATCGCTAAATTTAAAGCTGTCGTGCTTTTACCCACACCCCCCTTGCCACTTGAAACCATTACAAAATTTTTTACTTGAGGGGCGACATTTTTCCCGCTTTTTGAATTGCTTTTTTCCTCTTCGATTTTAGGTTGTAAAATTTCTATATCAAGTGCTTTTAAATTTAAGTCTTTTAAAGCCTCAGCGATGTCCCTTTTTAATTCTTCAGCCACACTAGAATTTGCCGAAACGATTTCAAGTTTTATATAAGCTTTTTCATCTTCTATTTTTATCTCTTTTACAAAACCATAACTCATAATATCCTTTTCGAAATTTGGATACTTCACCTTAGCTAATCTTTCTTTTACTTCTTCTATCATCAAGCTCTCCTTAAAATAAAGTGAATTTTACTCTTAAAAAGTTACAATTTAGCTTTTTAAAGTGTATAATATAGTAACATTAAGAATTTTAAGGAGCAAAAGTGTTAGACATAAGCTTAATTATGCTTGCTGCTGGAGATTCCACACGCTTTAATATGGGCGTAAAAAAGCAATTTATCCGTCTAGGAGACCTCCCTCTTTGGCTTTGGGCGACAAAAAATTTAAGTTCTTTTTATCCTTTTAAAAAGATAATTGTTACTTCTAGTAACATTTCTTATATGAAAAAATTTTCAAAAAATTACGAATTTGTCGAGGGTGGAGCAAGTAGGATGCAGTCTTTAAAAAATGCTCTTAACCTAGTCGATAGTGAATTTGTAATGGTTAGCGATGTCGCAAGGGTTTTAATCTCAAAAAATTTATTTAACAGGCTTTTAGAAAATATTCACAATGCAGATTGCATTACCCCAGCTCTTAAAATTTGCGACACTGCCCTTTACGAAAACGAACAAGCCCTACAAAGAGAAAAAATCAAACTCATACAAACGCCCCAACTTTCACGCACCACCTTACTCAAAAAAGCTCTAGAAAAAAACGAAGAATTTACAGATGATAGCACGGCTATCGCCTCAGTGGGAGGTAAAATTTGGTTTGTTAGCGGAGAAGAAAATGCAAGAAAAATTACCTTTAAAGAGGATTTAAAAAAACTCAAGCTACCCGCTCCTAGCAAGGACATTT includes:
- a CDS encoding Mrp/NBP35 family ATP-binding protein → MIEEVKERLAKVKYPNFEKDIMSYGFVKEIKIEDEKAYIKLEIVSANSSVAEELKRDIAEALKDLNLKALDIEILQPKIEEEKSNSKSGKNVAPQVKNFVMVSSGKGGVGKSTTALNLAISMAKMGLKVGIVDADIYGPNIPRMLGEVGTQPEVVGAKLKPILTHGIYMMSMGVLIDEGQGLMWRGAMIMKAVEQLLSDVLWPELDVLFLDMPPGTGDAQITSAQSIPINAGVCVSTPQVVSLDDSKRALDMFKKLHIPIAGVIENMSGFLCPDNHKEYEIFGKGNAKAMADLYECELLAQIPLEMIVREGGDEGKPVSFYHSESVSAKRYAQAAEKLWNFIQKNGSSDNAAIQPVMNGKSACSS
- a CDS encoding replication-associated recombination protein A; its protein translation is MNLALSFRPNTLSEILGQYELVEVFQKFITMQKLPHSLFFGVAGSGKTSFARAIAKEFGLDFYEFDGGNFKLEELRKILDNYKNSLYKPLIFIDEIHRLNKTQQEMLLIPMENYRCILIGASTENPYFVLSSGIRSRSMLFKFKALGVKELEILLKRVQEKLNFTLEEEAKDFLVKSGDARTMLNLIEFVLVLDENHISLSNLKKLKSDTNSEGVSSKDTHYLLASALIKSLRGSDVDAGLYYLARLIEGGESADFIARRLVIFASEDVGNADSNALILATSTLNAVKNIGYPEARIILAQCVVYLASAPKSNSSYKAINEALHFVKNNPLLEIPAYLNNNAPQSKDYLYPHDFGGYVEQKYLSQALKFYHSKGIGEEKRLLENLQKLKSN
- a CDS encoding bifunctional 2-C-methyl-D-erythritol 4-phosphate cytidylyltransferase/2-C-methyl-D-erythritol 2,4-cyclodiphosphate synthase; the encoded protein is MLDISLIMLAAGDSTRFNMGVKKQFIRLGDLPLWLWATKNLSSFYPFKKIIVTSSNISYMKKFSKNYEFVEGGASRMQSLKNALNLVDSEFVMVSDVARVLISKNLFNRLLENIHNADCITPALKICDTALYENEQALQREKIKLIQTPQLSRTTLLKKALEKNEEFTDDSTAIASVGGKIWFVSGEENARKITFKEDLKKLKLPAPSKDIFTGNGFDVHEFGEMRPLILGGVTIHETMGLKAHSDGDVLAHALGDALLGASSLGDIGELFPDTDLKYKNADSMKLLTQIYTQVKNYGFELVNIDITILAQKPKIGAFKAEIAKNIAKVLELDEFRVNVKATTTEKLGFIGRSEGIAVQTSVNLKYFDWKKLCEF
- a CDS encoding glycerophosphodiester phosphodiesterase family protein encodes the protein MKKLLFLCLCSFALANPIIIAEKAGFKDAPENSLIALKLALKNKADMIHISVQLSKDKKLVLYHYKDLSVLSDKKGKISEFDLKELKKIPLHTKEKIYNSDNLRILSLDEVLKKFPENSFIIEPILNDSNEKEMAKILYESVQKDLERIRIYSKNDKLLLSLNENVPKFAPYSKTFDKFLKAKICRTCETEEIPKTFYAFDFEKEVKILDEENEKSFKLTWDEEAVMCFKQNEGEIFLFNADSTEAYEKAKNLNIDAIFTSKPSLFKDN